CATTGCAAACACTGCTAAGTAACAGAGAGGAAATGAGAGCAAGTTATTTCCAGGGGTCCTTTTAACCTTTCCAAAAttaactttttttgttttttttcaatgaCAGAGAGATTAGCAACCAGGAAAATGATCACAGTTAACTGCTTTATGTTTGGCTGCAGTGGAAACAACAGCAACCTTTGATGATTAACTGAAGAGCTACAGTTAAACAGCTGCTTACCTTGTTTTTGTTTACCCTCAGAACCTAAGTTACATGAAGTACTAACAATGTTTAATGCAATTGCTTTTCTTGCTCCTCAGTGATATTTCAGAAGCATTCTTTGTTATAGGTCAGAAAGGTCCTGGTTTCTCTTTAAGACATGCTACAAACTGCGTAAGAATACAGGGGTGTTTCATCAGAGCAACAGCTTTAACTCACTGGTGCACAAAAGTAAATGCTGAAGTTTAATCAAGAAGAAAACAAGGCAGGATAAACCTCTGGATGACTGAAATTTCCAAGAGATGAAATATTTTCCCCTCTAACTAaattttctgtgaagagctaGGAATACATTGCACCTTTCTGTCAGCCACTGATCAGTGGGAGAATTTACCTAATTTCTAGGTGAAAAAAGAAATATGCAAGATGATCTGAGAAAGCAATTTAAAAGATTTCCCTTCCTAAAGATAATGACCAGCTAATATATATGAATGCTTCTTAAAGATCTTTCcaaacctaaacaattctgtgattctgttactgAAGAAGACATGTATTATACTACTCAGTAGAAAACAGTAAGAACTCACCCTTGCTAAGAACAGAAATAAGACAACCATATGAAGAGTTACTACAGATCTCACACAAGTATTTGTATGTAAATATTCACACATTAGAGAGTTGTCACTTGACACACAAGAGACTTATGAATCAGCAGAAGAGTAGAATTTGAGCAAAATGCTTATGATGGGTCCTTTCCTCAAGCCAATCTGCACAATCAAGAGGTACaaggtatttttaaaagcactaCAAAGCTACCCAAGAAAATCCACACTTACCATATTGAAATACGATCCTTACTGATCAGCTCAGCTGATCCACAAAGAATGCTTAGTCCGTGTAAAACAAAGACTTAATTGTAACTCCACAGGCCAGAAGCAAATACTCCCACAAATAACATTCCAAAAAGCACTTGACTGTTGTCTGACCAGACGCACACAACTACGTGAGACACAATGGTCTATCACAGACTCTTTTAACATCTACTACCATTATAGTTTGTCACAAAACACGTTCTCcatttcctcattttctttccttgcccTCCTGGTGCTCATTTCACATACAATCAATGTAAAAGAAAACACACCACCTGCTATTTACGTTTGGATTTAAAGAACAAATCACAGGCAATCAAGCTTCAATCACTCCGCTGCTTGGTGAGCTTTTAaagactcttctcccaggaccAACTGATCAGGGCCTCTTGGCATTAGGCATTATAGAAAGACAGCAGAGAAAGCCCTTTCCTGGAAGAGACTGCAATTCAAACATGTAAAAAGCAtaaaggcagaggagaaaaagaatttCAGGGGGTTTTTTAACCCCTTAAGATCCCAAAATCCTAGGACTGAATCCAGAACTTCCATCACAGAATGCACCTTTCAGATCaaaatgtttcttctttttgttctctGGCTTTTAATGAAGAAACACTACTGGTTCTACATGATGTATGCATCACTAACAGCTCTCTATTGGCGGGGAAAACGACAAACAGGGATTTCTACTTCCTTTGTTGCAACTTGGTAACGGTTTTCACACCATTTTTAAAACCAGGCTGCTCTCTAAAAACAGTGAGATGTGTCCAAATGTAAGGGTAGAAAACGAGCCATTTGTAAGCAGCAGACTCTCCACACCAGTTTCATTATGACAGTGAAATGAGAAGCAGAGCATTCACAATCTCAGTCTTCTGTACAGTCTGAGACTTCTGAAGACCAAACTGTATGAACTTCCACTCCTCCTGATGCTTCAGAGATTGTGTTCTCAGAAGAAATTGCAGGGTCAATACATAGAGACTGTAAGTGCacacctccccttccctccaccaCCCAGAACAAGAAGTTCAATTTCAAAGCTAATCCACACTTACATCTGAGCCAGCACTCTGCCTTGTTATATTCTATTTCATGTCTAACCCTCTGCCTCTCCTACAAGTGCTTCCTCGTAGAAATACTTTGGCTGAAAcgtaaaagaaataattttgtctTAATTTCCTCCTTTTGACAATgtcaaattaagaaaaaaacatgACTAAGCAGCCTGAAAAATATGCTACACCAATAAATTATAACTGGGTGCACACAAGGGGCGTACTAATATTGACAATTTAATCCTAGTTCTCGTTATAGGTGTTAATGCTTTGCCAAGTTCACTTGGAAGTGGCCGCAGAAGTCAAAAGATCTTCATGAAGCTGTGTACTGTACAAAGAGGAGTGACAGTTCTAGCAGAATAGACCTGAAAAACTTCTAAAATTTCTTTAACATCTAAAAAGCTTCCTAGGTGACAACATACATTTTATAAAGTGACACTGAAGATCTCCGTTATCACTGCTGACTGCCAAGCAAGTGACTGCTAACAAATACATTTCGATTCAGAGTTATCACGGACACATTCTTTCAAGTGAGATGTTAAGTTGTGGATCACACTGTTTCAGAGAAGAGATGGTTTTATGCTTAATCAATACATTGATTAATCTATACAGCATCATCATCAATTAGTAAGGGATTTTAGGATTTGCTGATACAAATGGATAGCAGCCTCTAATCCAACAGCTATGTATTTAGAATACAAGAAACCAAAAGGCTTCAACTCAAAGACTGCTGTTGGAATATTGCCTAAAGCAGCTTCATCTTACAGAGAGCCCTTGGCTTTGAACAAACTTTGTAACAGCTTTTTGTAATCTCTACTATACTATTTACTGCTTAATCCCTTTAGAAACTACCATCATCTGTTCTCTTTCATGACAACTCACCTGTGTTTAGCAGTACACAAGGCAGCAGTACTTCCTTGTTTGTATATTAATACCATCAATGAAGCAGCAGATCCCTAGGAAAAGCCTGGCAGGCTACATGTGAAGCAGCAATGCTCAGAGACAGGATACTACAAAGggtaattaaaaccaaaactctATTTGGGAATGGAcataagtatttttttttctttcaggtatGATTTTAGGCTTAATGCTTGGGTTGTCTGTGTGCAgattaaaacccaaacattttatttcctttaaagtCAATTAGTGCTTCTattaagaaagagaaataatttcTACTTCCAACAGCAGTTTCTCCCTATGTGAAGGAAAATTAAGCAGTAATCAAACAGAAAGTGACTGAGAAACTCAGATTCAGCTttctaaactttttttttaatgtgctaACAGTTGTCTCTATAAGTAAAATGACTGAAGCAAGTTAAGGTTTGATGAAGGCAAAGTTAAGTCGTTCACAATCTCACACTATCAAAAATACAAGCAATATGAAGAGGACTTGACAACACTGGTGATAACCCAGACTCATTTTACTCTACAAGGAAGACTTTGTTCCTTCTAGAATCCAAACTAACCCAGGCATCCCAGTGTAACCAAACACACTTTGTGCCTGTCCTGAGCCAGTAAGGACACAAAATTGAGGAGCATGCAATGGTTCTATGTAAGTGCACAAGTTCAGTTTTCACCCAAATTTTATACATGCAATTATTTTGAATTTATAGCTGCTTAAATGGAAAGAGGTCAAAGCTGGGCAAAAATCACACAAGTGGCAGACACAAGATCTGTCAGATTTAAGTACAGCCTTGGGACTTTATTAAATTTCTAGATGACGGAGTCCTACTTTAGAGCTCACTTCATTTATGGCAGCAGAAATAAATTACTAATTACACTAGATGGAAAAAAGGCACCTGTCCTTGAAAGTCTGTGAAGACCCATGGAAAAGAGCAAAGGACAGCGTGAAGGAAAAAAGCTGTCTCATCTCATCCCTGGGCTTACAAAAGTGTTGGATGGGTTATGAGAGGATCTGGTCCAACACGGGAAAAAGAGGCTTCATTATGTTCATTGGCAAACAAATATATTTGAAAATATGGATATAAGAGGTTTAGTCATGGAGGGAGAAACTGTACATCTGTAATAAACACCTGTCGCAGACAGCTACGTGACACTTTAAAATAGGCTGTAATTTATGTTGCTCAAGACTTTAACAAGTCCTGCTTGGTCAGCAGGCTATGGAAACTGCTCTGAGGAATGTGATTTCTAGACAAGCTGGGTGAAAAGAGACAAATCCTTTCACTTGTCTGCATGCTTCCACTACCTCTTCAAGTCAGACTTCAAGAATATGAATGTTGGGAGAATCACAGGACATATTAGAAGCAGAGTATCATTTATAAACCCTTCTGGTTTGAGCATACTAAGGCAAAGTGAGGCTACTCATTCTTAAGCTCAGTCTCAAAATACAAGGCAGAACAACAAGTAATGCATGATATAGGCGAACATAAGAATGAAGCAGTAAATGACATGTAATGCTAGCTTTTACTTTCCCAGTTTACTATCTGGGAAAGTAAAAAGCTTCAGGACTTTTCTCTACAACAGAATACTTAGTAATTATTAATTTCAAATCCAATAGAAATTTGTGTTTGTGCTCACACAGTGCATTGTAATATACACAACTAACTTTCATGTtaccaaacagaagaaaatatttcttggtCTATATACATCCACAAGTAGGAACCAACAAGTATTTAAATATAGAAATACAATCTTTTATACCTATAGAGAGCATTTTAAGGAACTTTACACTAGAAATATTATGAGGAATTTCCTGAATATGGATACAGAGCAGCAATAAACTTGATTTACTCTTGCTCATGTTTGTGAGATTTTACCAGAATGTTTACTCACATTAAAGAAAATGTACTTGTGAACAGAGTGCTGCCATCACAGGGCAAAAAGCCATGTAAGATGTTCCAGAGGCACAAATGAAACAGCTCAGATTTGAAAGAAAAGACCTTGGAAAAGGTGCTTGGTGGCTTGTCCAGCCAAAtttgctttttctgtgaagCTCACCAACAGCCGAAGAGGTACCTTTCCTAAGGTATCAGTGTGTGCACACTTGGTGTATACCAAGAAGCAACGAGATCTCCAGTCTGGATGCCTACTGATAAGAATGATCCTACTCGacctgctggcactggctgcatcCCAAGGAAAGCACAGGAGTGTGGATGTGACTCCTACCATCAGTCCTTGCCTAGcactagagagaaaaaaaaaatacccaccaaaaaaacccaggaaaGCAGATGCAGCTTTCACTGAGTGAAGCGGCCGAGCAGGAAATACAGTTCTGGACCCAGAGCTGTGCCGTTTCGGACCCAGACCCTCCTTAGGTCCTCTTTCCCAAACACCCAGGTCACCCCCGCGCTGTCCCGCTGCTCGCACCCCCTGGGACCCTGGAGACACTACATGATTCGTTTTGCCTTACAGTAGGAGGAAGCTCACCATACTCCTTCATTCCTCAGAATCCATAGCCCTCCGGAGGTGCTGGACAGACCAGCGCCCGTGTCGAAACCGCTGTTTTCGGGCTCGGACCCTCCCCCGGTGACAGTAGCATAGGGACGGCCCGTTCCCGCGCTGCGCCTCAGGCAGCGGCGCGGCAGGACGACCCCCCGCAGGCGAGGGGACACGTAGGTGAGGGGACACGCAGCACTGCCCGCCGCCGTCGCCTTCACCCCCGCGCCTCAGCCACAGGCAGAACGCCTCTTTTCGCTCCCGCAAGCCCGGAACAGCGTGACAACGGCTTAGCCAGcgctgagcagaggcagccgGGGCAGTCCTACGATCTGGGAGGAAGAGGGCAGCCCCTCCATGGGAAAGGTGGCACGAGAAGGGGACATAAAGCAGACCGTCCCACGGCGGATCAGCCCCGCAGCGCCCAGGCGCGTACTCACCGCAGGCTCCGAGCAGCGCAGACGAGGCGGCTCTCGTTAGCGAGGGGTCACGCCTGGCACTTTGCCCCAAGCGATGGCCCCGCCGGgcagccccgccccgccggcAGCGCGCCGCCACGTGACCACGACACCGATCACGTGACACGGTGCAGCCATGCGCGCTGGGTCACGTGACGGGGGACGCGACGCCGGGGACTCACCGGCGGGCTTTCAGCAGCTTCGGTGTGTTAATGTCTAACCGAAGTCTCCCTCTTTTAATCTggtaccccttgtcctgtcacaacaggccctggcAAAGTTTGTCCTCATCTTTCTGACTGGCCCCTTttagcactgaaaggccacaatgtctccctggagccttgtctttttgaggctgaacaaccccaactgtctcagcctggcctcttaGCAGAAGGCTCCCAGCGCTCCCATCATTgcagtggcctcctctggccttgcTCCAActggtccatgtctttcctgtgctgaggactccagagctggccccagcattGCAGGTGGGCTCTCAGAAGAGCAAGGCAGAATCCACTCCCTCCACTTGCTGCCCACACCGTATGAGGcagttggcttctgggctgcaaccACACATTGccagtccttctccagctaaaAGTAGTAATGCAGTAATTACAATCTCTGAGAGTAAAGGCAGCCATTTTACATGACTGCTGTACCAAAAAAGCAGAGTACTGATGCTTTTCAAGGATTTGAACTGACTTGGAGGTTTAGAATCTGCATTACACCTGTAATTTAGGCCCTGCCCTATTCTGATTACTGCAGAATTCATTAGAAAGTCTCACTTCTCTTGTCATCAGTTAATAGCACTGCTGAATACTGCCTacttccaattaaaaaaaagattaaGTTTTTCTCTCAAAGTGAAGAAGCTTATTTGGTTAGTGATTGAAGACATAAAAAGACTTCTGTGGGAAAGAAAGGGCTCTCAACCTTGTTGCAGTAGAAGTCAGAGGTGATGTGAACTTTGCAGTGGGAACACATGTAAGGTTCactgagacacacacacatctggTTAAACAGACAACAATACCATGTTTTGAGTTTGTCCATCATCCACTAGTGACCTTTACAGGAACAAATGAGCCTACTTAAAATAAGACAATTATTTTGAGCTTTTACATTGTTTCCTATACTTCAGCTGACACAGGACAGAGAGGAATCCTAGATGAGCCAGACAAGTTTTTAGGTTTATTTATTAGACCAGGAATGCCACTGAGCAATCAGGGAACAAATACCATTACATTatcatttttttcagtgaaagtGTAGACCAGTTAATTATATGCAAAGGCTGTTACTCCCTCCATTCTTTTGGAGTGACTCTGCCAACAGGTGACAAGCCCCACTCTATTCCTATTTGTGTAAGTGCCTGTAGGGGGATAAAAATCAAAATTATTAACTCTGAAATAAAAGAAACCTTCTGATAGAAGGCTATTTCTGTTGTTTCAGATTAGATTTATTGTATTAAAACATGACATTCATCTAACAAAGCATATAACAGTTAAATACTTAAAAATATCTAGCTTTAGAACAAAGAATCTAGAATGTAAACCCCCTTCACCACACTGCTAGTTTCATCTATGATTTTTTCTGCTGAAAGATTTAGCAGTACAGCTTAGAAATCCCAAGTGAAAGAGAGAACACTTGTGTTCCTACTACATTTAAAAATCAAGCAGTAGAGTGACACAGAAAAACTGTAATTCAAAATCAAAACATGAATTAACACAACTTTCATCTCTATCACACCATTCATATCACTTCCATAAAAAGCTCCTAAATTCTGGCCACGCAAGTTATTTCAAACAAGTGCTCCCCTCATCAAACTCAACAGCTTGCAAGCTTACAGCTATAGTCACAACAGAGTGGTGATAAAAGGATGACTTACATATCCCCAGACAACAGAGAAAACTGCAGCTCCACCAAGGAGTACCAGGTTTCCATACTTATCGTGGAAGTCAGGCTCGTATTTGCGATGAGCTTGTCTTACTGCAGTACGCTGAACGCTACGAGCTAACGAATGTTAAAAAGAGTTACAGAAATCAACTAAAATATACGTTCAAACCATTAAAAATCCTCAGCTCCCCCCAAAGCAGAGGTAAGTGTAAGCGTTAAAAGGCTT
This sequence is a window from Dryobates pubescens isolate bDryPub1 chromosome 18, bDryPub1.pri, whole genome shotgun sequence. Protein-coding genes within it:
- the LOC104300139 gene encoding cytochrome c oxidase subunit 7B, mitochondrial, translated to MFPVARAALNLAARSVQRTAVRQAHRKYEPDFHDKYGNLVLLGGAAVFSVVWGYALTQIGIEWGLSPVGRVTPKEWRE